A stretch of DNA from Melioribacteraceae bacterium 4301-Me:
CTCGTTTATATATCAAAATACATAGCATCTAAAGACTTCATAAAATTAAAACAAAGTAATAGCGATATTGAACTAGTCGACTCAATTTATATAACTGCTGTTAGATATTATGAAAGCGATATTTCAGAAGCTCTTTTGTGCTTAACATTTGCTTTATTACCCTTTAATAAAATGTCAATCATTCTACCTATTGTAAATATAAAAATCACCTTTCCCCTCCTTTCTGCAGCAGAAAAAATATTTAGTGAGAAATTAAAGTATCAGCCTAAAAACATTTTTTTTGATTCGCCGACTGATGACTTAGGTGACAAAGATAAGCTCTCGCATTTTTTTGGGAATGCATTTCTTTCATATAATGTTAGGTTCTTCAATTTATCTAAATTTATGGGTATTTTTGTGGAGCTTTTCGAAGCAACATTAAAAATACAAGGCAGTATTGACCACAGAGACATTTTAACTAATTATTTGGGAGAACTATTTGGAAAGGCATTAAAAGAAAACTCAAAACTGCTGCCTTCTGAAGTTCTTAAAATATATTCATTACTATTCTTACGAGCTAATTTATGAAATCAATCTTATTGATAGACGACGAAAGAGAAATTTGCGAAAGCATTAAAATGATTCTTGAATACGAAAATTATCATGTGGATTATACTACTGACTCAAACGAAGGGATAAAAAAACTTAACGAAAACTCATACGATGCACTTCTTCTTGATATTCAAATGCCGAATACAAATGGCTTTGAAATTTTAGATTGGATACAACAAAATGAAATTGACATTAAAACAATTATTATTTCTGCTCACAGCAGTATTGAAAATGCCGTTAAAGCCACAAAATTAGGTGCATTCGACTTTTTAGAAAAACCAATTGACAGAGATAAACTTTTAATTTCGGTAAGAAACGCAATAAGTCAAAATCAGCTACAAAAAGAAAATAAGAAACTCAAAAAGGATTTGGGTTTAAGCGATACTTTTATTGGTAAAAGTCAAGCTGTACTTAAAATATTAGAAACTGTTTCTACTGTTGCCAAAACTGATTCAAGAGTTTTAATTACCGGAGAAAATGGCACTGGAAAAGAAATAATTGCCAGAGAAATCCACAGGCAAAGTAACCGAAGTCACAAAGAATTAGTCGAAGTTAACTGTGCAGCAATTCCCAACGACTTGATTGAATCAGAATTATTTGGACATGAAAAAGGTGCTTTTACAGGGGCTATTCGACAGCGAATAGGTAAATTTGAGCAGGCAGATGGAAGTACATTATTTTTAGACGAAATTGGCGATATGAGTCTTAATGCTCAAGCAAAAGTATTAAGAGCAATAGAAGAAGGTAAAATTGAAAGATTAGGCGGCAGTTCAAAAATCTCCGTTGATGTAAGAATTATTGCAGCAACTAATCAAGATCTTCGGCAGGCTATTAAAGAAGGAAAATTTCGGGAAGATTTGTTTCACAGAATAAATGTAATTCCTATTTTTATACCTCCTTTACGGGAACGCAAAGATGATATTCCGTTATTAGTTGAATATTTTACAAAGCAAATTTGTGAAAAATATAATTTCCCTTTAAAAGAATTTACCGACAATGCAATTAACAGCTTAAAAAATATGCAATGGACAGGCAATGTTAGAGAGTTAAAAAACTTAATAGAGCGAATTATAATTATGATCCCTAAAAATGTTATTTCTGAAAAAGATGTTTACGATTTAATACCAAAGTCATCAAATGATTTCGATGATTTATTCAATATTTCAAATTCATTTCAGGAGTTTAAAGAGAAAGCAGAAAAGATGTTTATATTAAAGCAGTTAGAGGCTAATAATTGGAATATAAGTAAAACTGCAGAAGCTTTAGAAATTCAAAGAAGTCATTTATATGGTAAAATGAAAAAATATAATATAATAAAGGAATAATTATGGGAAAGACAATTTTTTCTAAAATTATTAATCGCGAAATTCCAGCTGATATTGTCTATGAGACAGAGTCAATTCTTGCTTTTAGAGATATCAATCCCCAAGCCCCAGTACACATTCTAATTATTCCTAAGATTGAAATACCATCAGTAAAGGAGCTGTCGGGCAAGGAGCATTCAAAGTTATTAGGTGATATGATTGACGCTGCAAATGAAATAGCAAGGAAAGAAAATATATCACAAAGCGGCTTTAGACTGGTTTTTAATTGTGGAGCAGATGCGGGTCAGGAAGTTTACCATTTGCATTTACATTTGCTTGGCGGAAGAAAGATGAATTGGCCTCCAGGCTAATGCTTAAATGCCTTATCAGATATATCTTTACGATAGTACATCCCATCAAAGTATATTGTTTGAATAACTTCATAACATCTTTTTTTACAGTAAGTTAAGTCATTATTTTTCGACTTAACTATAACATTTAATACTCTGCCGCCATTTGTAATAATTTCACCGTTAGATTCTTTTGTGCCAGCATGAAAAATAATTACATCATTATCAAAATCTTGATCTAAGCCATAAATCTTATAACCCTTTTCATAATGTTCTGGGTAGCCTTTCGATGCCAAAACAACGCCAACACATGCTCCATTGCTAAACTTAACTGAATCTTTGTCAATTTTCCCAGTTGAACTGGAATATAATAACTTAAGAAAATCGCCCTCAATTAAAGGAAGAACAACTTGAGTTTCAGGGTCACCAAAGCGAGAATTAAATTCCACTACTTTTGGACCATCACTTGTTAACATTAGTCCACAATAAAGACAACCCGAAAACTTAGAACCAACTTTTTGCATTGCAAATAAAGTTGGCTCAATAATGCTTCTTTTAATTTGCTCTAAAACGGCATTTGAGACAAATGGTGTTGGAGAATATGCACCCATTCCACCAGTATTTTTACCTGCATCCCCCTCACCTATTTTCTTATGGTCTTGTGCAGTTGGAAGCAGTACATAATCTACTCCGTCAGTAATAGCAAAAACTGAAACTTCTTCACCCTCCATAAATTCTTCAATAATAATTTTTTCGCCAGCTTTGCCAAATAAAGATTTATCAAAGTAGTTTGAAATTTCTTTTTTAGCCTCATTAAAAGAATTAACTATAACCACACCTTTTCCAGCTGCTAAACCATCGGCTTTTATTACAACTGGATATTTTGTGCTTTTCAAGTATTCAACTGCTTGGCTATAATTATCTTTTTGAAAAACGTTAAATGCAGCAGTTGGGATAGAATTTTCAATCATTAGTTGCTTGGCAAAAGATTTTTCGCCTTCTAAGCGAGCAGCATTTTTTGAAGGGCCAAAGGCAACAATACCATTTTTCTTCAATTCATCTATTATACCGTTGACCAAGGGTTGTTCGGGTCCAACTACTACAAAATCTATTGAGTTAGTCTTACAAAAATTTATTACAGAAGAAAAATTGTTTATGTCAATTTGAATATTATGTCCTAATTTTTTTGTACCAGGATTTCCTGGCAAAATAAAAAGCTCAGATAAAGAGGGACTTTCAGAAATTTTTAACGCTAATGCATGTTCTCTACCGCCTGAACCTAAAACAGCTACCTTCAATTCTCCTCCTTTAAATAGAATTGAAATTGTTTTGTTAATTCTTCTGTTAGTTTTTTGCGATTGTGCTTTTCAATAAAATCCTCATTAGGCAATGGTAATTTATTTGATTTATAAAGACTGTATATATCCAAGATTTTGTTTTTGATATCATCAACATCATCTGGCGCAGTAATAAAAGCAGCGCCGTATTCTTTTAATGCTGATTTAGCAGCTCCATCAGGCACACAAGCTAATATTGGTTTGCGCGCTCCAAAATATTCAAATAGCTTTCCTGTTGAAATTGTGTCTGCATTTTTCATATTACCAATCATCATCCATAATATATCAGTAGACTTAATTTTTTTAACAGCTTCTACATGCTCTAAATAACCATAATCAAAAATATATTCAGTTAAACCTAAGTCTGATATTAATTTTTTGTTTTCATTTCTTAGGTAGCCAATAAATTCCAATTGTATATCAGCTGCTATTTCGGGGTTTTCAATTGATAATTTTTTAAACGCTCTTAAAAAATAGACAGGAGTTATTTTCTCAT
This window harbors:
- a CDS encoding sigma-54-dependent transcriptional regulator, with translation MKSILLIDDEREICESIKMILEYENYHVDYTTDSNEGIKKLNENSYDALLLDIQMPNTNGFEILDWIQQNEIDIKTIIISAHSSIENAVKATKLGAFDFLEKPIDRDKLLISVRNAISQNQLQKENKKLKKDLGLSDTFIGKSQAVLKILETVSTVAKTDSRVLITGENGTGKEIIAREIHRQSNRSHKELVEVNCAAIPNDLIESELFGHEKGAFTGAIRQRIGKFEQADGSTLFLDEIGDMSLNAQAKVLRAIEEGKIERLGGSSKISVDVRIIAATNQDLRQAIKEGKFREDLFHRINVIPIFIPPLRERKDDIPLLVEYFTKQICEKYNFPLKEFTDNAINSLKNMQWTGNVRELKNLIERIIIMIPKNVISEKDVYDLIPKSSNDFDDLFNISNSFQEFKEKAEKMFILKQLEANNWNISKTAEALEIQRSHLYGKMKKYNIIKE
- a CDS encoding histidine triad nucleotide-binding protein, yielding MGKTIFSKIINREIPADIVYETESILAFRDINPQAPVHILIIPKIEIPSVKELSGKEHSKLLGDMIDAANEIARKENISQSGFRLVFNCGADAGQEVYHLHLHLLGGRKMNWPPG
- the purD gene encoding phosphoribosylamine--glycine ligase translates to MKVAVLGSGGREHALALKISESPSLSELFILPGNPGTKKLGHNIQIDINNFSSVINFCKTNSIDFVVVGPEQPLVNGIIDELKKNGIVAFGPSKNAARLEGEKSFAKQLMIENSIPTAAFNVFQKDNYSQAVEYLKSTKYPVVIKADGLAAGKGVVIVNSFNEAKKEISNYFDKSLFGKAGEKIIIEEFMEGEEVSVFAITDGVDYVLLPTAQDHKKIGEGDAGKNTGGMGAYSPTPFVSNAVLEQIKRSIIEPTLFAMQKVGSKFSGCLYCGLMLTSDGPKVVEFNSRFGDPETQVVLPLIEGDFLKLLYSSSTGKIDKDSVKFSNGACVGVVLASKGYPEHYEKGYKIYGLDQDFDNDVIIFHAGTKESNGEIITNGGRVLNVIVKSKNNDLTYCKKRCYEVIQTIYFDGMYYRKDISDKAFKH